Genomic segment of Syntrophales bacterium:
CTTTCTCCATGCAGTTTTCTGAATATGACAAGAGATAGAGTGCCTAAAGTTTAAAGTGAACTAAAGTTAAGGACTGCGCTTTAAATCGCAGTTAATATAAATAGACTCAAGTACCTTAACTTTAGGCACTCTATCTCACTTTACACTTTTAACTAAATCCTGTTGTTTGAGCTGGTACCAACATGTGCGTAAAAACGCAGTTGTTGTAGATAAAGACTCTTAAGAGCTAAGTTCATATGTAATTTTCAGGGTTAAAAAAAATTGTAAGTAAGCTGAGGAAGGAACGTTTCTTCCTGATTGCAACCCTGATAATAAATGTTATATTTTTATGTTCCGTTGGTATATATTGTTTCGAACATGCCCCCCGTTTCTGAATTCATGTCTCAAAAAACAGATTGAATTACACTACAACATGGTATGGTGAAAAAGAAATAATGGCTTCTATACAGCAATCAGCAGTAAAAATCACCGCTAACCAAAAAATTGGATTATTAGTTCCTTATGTAAAAGAGCGAATAACGGCGCAGATTCAATCCTTAGCGCTTATAGTTATTTACTTAATATGTTTTCAAACTATTGTTTTAAACATTGCCATTAGTGAAGCTGCGATCGTTGCAACAGGAATTGCTGTGGTAGTTCTTGGCCTGGCCTTTTTTATGGAAGGGCTCTTCTTAGGTTTAATGCCTTTAGGCGAGGTTATTGGGATTAAACTGCCACAAAAGACCAAACTGCCTATCATATTAACCTTTGCTTTTATTTTGGGCTTAGGTGCAACTTTTGCCGAACCCGCTATCGGTATATTAAAGACTGCCGGCGCATATGTAAAGGCCTGGGATGCACCCTTACTCTTTCTGGTTTTAAATAAACATTCCAATTATCTTGTGTATTCAGTAGGCGTGGGTGTCGGCATCGCTGTGTTGTTCGGTATGCTCAGATTTCTGTATGGGTGGTCATTAAAACCTTTTATTTATATTTTGGTCAGCATTCTTTCGGCTTTTTCTATCTGGGCACTTTTTGAGCCCAATATGAAATTCTTAACAGGCCTGGCGTGGGATTGCGGCGCTGTCACTACAGGGCCCGTAACAGTTCCCTTGGTCCTGGCGCTGGGCATCGGAATCTGTAGAATTGTAAGCAGTGGAACTTCGGAGGCTGCTGGTTTTGGCGTAGTGACGCTTGCATCGTTATTCCCAATCGTAGCAGTACTGTCTTTAGGTGCTCTTTATCTCAACCATGTCCCTTCGCCCATGGAAGAAGCCAAATTCTTTGCTAAAGGAAATCAATCTAAGATATTGAATTTGTTTAATGATAAAAATGAGATGATTGGATATGCATTGCGAAACGCCCAACCAAACAGTCAAATGGCTCTTTTTGACGGCAACCAGGAAAAAATGCTCGAATTTATTGGCAGGCTAAAAAAAGATCCGATTTTAAGAAAAGCTGTTCTTGAAAAAGGAGATATTGAACATTTGAAAAATTGGGCTGTTCAAAAAGGTACAGAATCACAAAGGCTCGCTATTTTTTCAGAACCCAACGCCCTTAAAGAGGCAGTAAAGAACTATTCCGGTGTTAAGAATATAAAAACCAGTCCGGTTGATGTTTTGTTGCGTAATGGCAAGGCTGCTGTTCAAGCAATCATACCGCTTGCCATATTCTTTTTTCTGGTCTTATTCTTGGTTTTGCGTGAAAAGCTCCCAAGACCAGATGAAATTATACTGGGAATTATTCTGGCTGTTGTTGGCATGGGCCTGTTTAATGTTGGAATTGAACTCGGATTATCAAAGCTCGGCAATAGCGTAGGTACCAATATCCCTTGTTCATTTAAAAAGATTCCTTTGATTAATGAAAGGCAAATCATTATCAATTTTAATAGGGATATTGTTCAGACCGCCATAAAGCCGGATGGCAAAGAAGAAACCTTTTTCTATGCTAATATTAACGATGGGTATGTGCCTATTCCCTTTGATCAGAGTTCTTACGATCCTTCAAGCAAGCAATACATCTATACGCCTACAAGAGGACCTCTATTTGGGGGGGAGAATGGAATGTTGGGTTTTTTGGTGGTATTATTATTTGCTTTTATCATGGGTTATGGTGCGACCTTAGCTGAACCCGCATTAAATGCGCTGGGCTTAAAAGTAGAGGAAATAACCGTAGGAACATTTAAAAAATCCCTTTTAATCCAGGCTGTGGCTTCCGGCGTGGGCATTGGTATGCTTCTCGGTGTGGTAAAAATAATCTGGAATGTACCTTTGGTATATCTGCTAATCCCCCCATATCTTTTACTCCTGATTATTACGAAAATATCCACTGAGGAATTTGTGAATATAGCATGGGATAGTGCAGGGGTTACAACGGGACCGATCACTGTACCTTTAGTGCTTGCCATCGGATTGGGGATAGGTAACCAGGTGAATGTGGTAGAGGGTTTTGGTATATTATCCTTGGCATCGGTTTGCCCAATACTGGCAGTGTTGACAGTTGGACTCTACGTAAACAAGAAAAGAAAGGCTATGCGACAGGAAAGTGCCTAATGATGATCCGGAGTATGATGGAGCGCTTTTAAATACCTATTAACATATACAGGATGACCCATTTAATGGATATTAGTAAAAAGGTTATTGAGATTACGATTGTTGCCAATAAGGAAATAGCGTCAGCCGTCCTTGAAGATCTGGAATCCATAGGCATAGAATATAGCAATTCCATAGCAGGGCGAAGGGTCCTATTGCAGGAGAGGAAAGGCCTGTTTAAAATGGTTGGATCTGGTAAATCCCTTGTGCATGATCCCATCACCATCATCACCTTTTTAATCTCCTTGGAGATAGAGCGGGCAATTTTAAGCTTTATAATTAAGAAAGGCGGGTTAAATATCCCTGGAAGAGGGACGGTGTTCAGTAAAGAGGTTACATTGATTAAGGCACATGAACTATGCCAGGAAAATAAAATCCAGAATATCGAAATTGAAAAGAGAGAACTATTAACCGATTTAGCCGGCATATGCTGCATCGCACAAAGTGGAGAAGGAAACATTTTGGGGAAGGTTGGATTGGAAACGGGTAGTGGTGTTCCGGCAATTACTTTGGGTATTGGAACCGGTGTAAGGGATAAGATCGGACTCTGGAGAGTCACAATCCCGGCCGAAAAGGAAATTGTGAATCTGGTGACCACGACTCATCATGTAGAGAGTGTGATGGAAATGATGATAGATATTGGGGCATTAGGTCAGCCAGGGAAAGGTTTTATCTATCTTTATCCCATAAAAATGGGATCGGTCAATATGAAAGCTTATGTGGGATTGAGCAGCCAGGCAGCGAGTGTTGAACAGATAGTTTCAGTAATCGATGAAATAAAGGGAGACTCTAGATGGCGTCGGCGTGAATTCTCTAAATATCCAGCCTCTGGAAAGAAAATAAAATATCTAAATGACCTTGTGAATTTCACCCTGATTTGCAATGAAGGACGCGCCACGGATTTGATAAAGGCGGCCATGGATGCTGGTGCCGGAGGGGCAACAATAAGCAAATTAAAATATCGCTGCACAGAGAAATCAGAGTCCAAGAAAATATCTCCGGCCCGTGAGATTAGCGAGATGATTATTTCGGAAAATCAGATTGAAGGAGTCGTGAAAGCACTTGAGGAAAGCGGTGCGTTAGATGAAGACACCTACGGGCAGATGTTCTGCAGTCTGGTTCCTAAAGCCTACACTTATATGGGAAAAGCTTGATAGAATATGAGGGGCCGGCAGGAATATATTGGTTGAGTTGATAAGAATCCCCTTTCTCCCAGGAGCGTATGACCTATCATCGTGAAACCGGGCATGTGGAATACAAATCAAAGGATGGGTCGCAGGCGAAAGTGTTCGACGCGCTGGGATGGATAAAGGGCGGCCGGATATCGTTGTGATAGACCTGCCGTCTGTGCCGGGGGGGGGCAAATGCCGGCGGTTCGGTTTCAAATACGTGATCAGCATGGATACGATACTCGACAATGATTTTTAAGGAATACAGTGAATAAACCTTATCGACTTTCTTTTAAATCCCAAAATATAGTCTATACGCTTCATGCACTGCGAAGAATCTTCGACTGTTTGTTTTACCTGAAAACCAAATCAGCGGACCAAGGCCACAAGTCTATTTTGGCGAAACAGATTAAAACCCGAGATTTTTGGGAAAGCTTCGGGGGCATCCATTTGTGAATCAGTTAACAGCTTAGCATATTGATGACATTGTATTTATTATGCCGCGATCAGCCAGATTAGATGTACCCGAAAGCCCCCTGTGCCGATGGAGTTTGAGTTTCTGCTAAGAGAAACGGTTGATGACAAAGAACTACGAGTTGAAATAGATGAATTGCTTAAAAGAAAAAGATCAGGTAAAGAACTTGATTATGCTCCAAGAATACCGGTTATCAGTGAATTCATTGAAGCTGCCCCCCGTTTCTGAATTCATGTCTCAAAAAATTTCAGAAAGGGTGTTTTTTAAATGAAAGAAACAGTACAGACAATACATGCCACTTTTCAATATTTGCCTAATAAAGATAAGCTCCTTGAAAGTGTTCATAGGATTAGCTCTCTTCTCACTTCGTCATCGCACATTGATAATGTGCTGAAAAGAATTTTAGACGAAGTTGTTGATACAATGCAATTTGATCGTGGCATAATCTGTCTTTACGATGATACGAAGGAAAATTTAATAACAAAAGTGGTGAAAAACTACAGCCCTGAAGAAGGAAGGAGAGCTTTTTCCAAACAGTTGAATCTGCAAAAACACGATTGCCTTGAAACAAGAGTGGCAAAATTTGGTCACTGTATTATTCTTGATGATGTTGAAACTGATCCCAAGGTGACTGAAATCGACCGAAAATTAACAAAATTCTACAAGAGAGGGTCGACCTTCTGCGATGCACTCAAGGTAGACTCTGATGTAATGGGCATCATTGCCTTGTGGCGCGTGAAAAGATGGAAATTTTCGGAGAAAGAGGTAAATATTCTTCGTACTTTTGTAAATCAGATAAGTCTGGTTCTACATACCAGGATGTTATTTGAGAATAACCGGGAAAAAATACGTGAACTACTGGTATTGCAGAAAGCTGTTTCAGAACTGAGTTCTAACTATATCTTAGACAGGATGCATGAGGTTCTTATTGGGAATGCGTTAAAAATAAGTAGTGCAGATAAAGCGCTTATATATTTTTTAGACCTGGAAAAGGAAAGCTGTTTTATAAACGATGGAAAGAAGGTTTATATAAACGAAAAGAGCGAATATGATGAAAAAATACCCCAAAGTATCATTAAGAAAGCTGTAGATACCAATACAATTGTCGTTCGGCGACCTTCACCGGATTCAACCGGTGGTAGTATCGCAGACTTGTTTGACGGATATCTTTCTGGCATAGCTTTTCCGATTAAAATAAAAGATAAATTTAAAGGAGCTTTATATCTGGGGAAAAAAGAGGGGAACTATTCGCGGGATCAGATAAACGTATTGGATATACTTGTTAAAAATGCCGCTATTTCCTACGATAACGCAATTATGCATTCGAAGCTCTCGCTTGAGGCCAAGTCACTTAAAACAGAGGTTAGAAAACTCAAGGAGAGAGAGAATGTGCTTTTAGGTTTCCAGGATATCCTTGGCAAATCAAAAAAGATGCTCCGTATCTTTCATGTAATCAATGAAGTGGCCAAACATGACACGAGCATATTAGTGCAGGGAGAAAGTGGCACCGGTAAGGAATTGATCGCCCGTGCAATTCACAGGCATAGTGGCAGGAGTTCCAAGCGCTTTGTTGATGTAAATTGTGCTGCTATACCTGGAACCCTGTTGGAGAGTGAGCTGTTTGGATATGAAGCCGGTGCTTTCACGGATGCCAGAAAGAAAAAAGTTGGACTTCTCGAATATGCAAGCGGTGGAACTTTATTGTTAGATGAAATAGGGGAAATGAGTTACCCAGTTCAGGCGAAGCTATTGAGGGTATTAGAAGAGGGACATATCCGGAGACTTGGTGGGACGGAAACCATTCCAATCGATGTTCGCTTTATTTTTTCGACGAACAGAGACCTTGCAGGCATGGTGTCTGATGGTTCTTTTCGAGAGGATCTTTTCTACAGGATAAGTATTGTTCCGGTAATTATACCCCCTCTGAGGGAAAGAAATCGCGATGTAATTCTTCTGGCACGATACTACATTGACCAGTTCAATAAAAAATTCAACAAAAGGGTGATAGGGTTTAGCAGAGAGGCTGAAAGGATTCTAACGAATTATTCCTGGCCGGGGAATGTGCGTGAACTGAAAAATATCGTTGAGCGCATCATGATACTTCAGGATGTGGGTGCAGTTATTAACGAGGAGAATCTTCCTGCCGAGATCAAAGCTGTTACACCACGGGATCTCACAGTGCAAGTTGGTGAATCTCTTCCCCTGCCTACCCATGAAGGTATGGACTACAAACTGACCGTTGACAGATTAACGGGCAAGATTAAAGAAACAATACTTTTAAAAGCTCTTGAAATAAGTGGAGGCAACAAAACGGGCGCTGCAAAAATTTTACGTATCTCACGTTATTCGCTTCTTCGTGAACTGAAAAAGATTGGTGAAGCGTAAGGTAAATACAGCGCCGGAAATTGACGTGCAAAATTTGCACTATGAGTTCAATTTACGCACAGCATTCTAATGTAGATTCACACGCACCTTCCTGAATTGGCAGGTTTCACAATGCGATTATCGCACAATCCCCCGTTTTTTCATTGTCCACCTTATCTTTTGTTTGTTAGATAAAACAGATATTTTAAGTAGA
This window contains:
- a CDS encoding DUF1538 domain-containing protein — encoded protein: MASIQQSAVKITANQKIGLLVPYVKERITAQIQSLALIVIYLICFQTIVLNIAISEAAIVATGIAVVVLGLAFFMEGLFLGLMPLGEVIGIKLPQKTKLPIILTFAFILGLGATFAEPAIGILKTAGAYVKAWDAPLLFLVLNKHSNYLVYSVGVGVGIAVLFGMLRFLYGWSLKPFIYILVSILSAFSIWALFEPNMKFLTGLAWDCGAVTTGPVTVPLVLALGIGICRIVSSGTSEAAGFGVVTLASLFPIVAVLSLGALYLNHVPSPMEEAKFFAKGNQSKILNLFNDKNEMIGYALRNAQPNSQMALFDGNQEKMLEFIGRLKKDPILRKAVLEKGDIEHLKNWAVQKGTESQRLAIFSEPNALKEAVKNYSGVKNIKTSPVDVLLRNGKAAVQAIIPLAIFFFLVLFLVLREKLPRPDEIILGIILAVVGMGLFNVGIELGLSKLGNSVGTNIPCSFKKIPLINERQIIINFNRDIVQTAIKPDGKEETFFYANINDGYVPIPFDQSSYDPSSKQYIYTPTRGPLFGGENGMLGFLVVLLFAFIMGYGATLAEPALNALGLKVEEITVGTFKKSLLIQAVASGVGIGMLLGVVKIIWNVPLVYLLIPPYLLLLIITKISTEEFVNIAWDSAGVTTGPITVPLVLAIGLGIGNQVNVVEGFGILSLASVCPILAVLTVGLYVNKKRKAMRQESA
- a CDS encoding nucleotidyltransferase domain-containing protein, which translates into the protein MRCTRKPPVPMEFEFLLRETVDDKELRVEIDELLKRKRSGKELDYAPRIPVISEFIEAAPRF
- a CDS encoding sigma 54-interacting transcriptional regulator, producing the protein MKETVQTIHATFQYLPNKDKLLESVHRISSLLTSSSHIDNVLKRILDEVVDTMQFDRGIICLYDDTKENLITKVVKNYSPEEGRRAFSKQLNLQKHDCLETRVAKFGHCIILDDVETDPKVTEIDRKLTKFYKRGSTFCDALKVDSDVMGIIALWRVKRWKFSEKEVNILRTFVNQISLVLHTRMLFENNREKIRELLVLQKAVSELSSNYILDRMHEVLIGNALKISSADKALIYFLDLEKESCFINDGKKVYINEKSEYDEKIPQSIIKKAVDTNTIVVRRPSPDSTGGSIADLFDGYLSGIAFPIKIKDKFKGALYLGKKEGNYSRDQINVLDILVKNAAISYDNAIMHSKLSLEAKSLKTEVRKLKERENVLLGFQDILGKSKKMLRIFHVINEVAKHDTSILVQGESGTGKELIARAIHRHSGRSSKRFVDVNCAAIPGTLLESELFGYEAGAFTDARKKKVGLLEYASGGTLLLDEIGEMSYPVQAKLLRVLEEGHIRRLGGTETIPIDVRFIFSTNRDLAGMVSDGSFREDLFYRISIVPVIIPPLRERNRDVILLARYYIDQFNKKFNKRVIGFSREAERILTNYSWPGNVRELKNIVERIMILQDVGAVINEENLPAEIKAVTPRDLTVQVGESLPLPTHEGMDYKLTVDRLTGKIKETILLKALEISGGNKTGAAKILRISRYSLLRELKKIGEA